A stretch of Plesiomonas shigelloides DNA encodes these proteins:
- the ilvM gene encoding acetolactate synthase 2 small subunit gives MTSPMSHTPTSHSAMHTLVVDARFCPEVAERVLRVTRHRGFQVWAMNMVLADAADRVNIELTVCSERPVEQLSAQLGKLIDVASVCLRAVQSDSNGMLAAPHPMIRA, from the coding sequence ATGACATCCCCAATGAGCCATACCCCGACAAGCCACAGTGCGATGCACACGTTGGTGGTCGATGCGCGTTTTTGCCCCGAAGTGGCCGAGCGTGTATTACGTGTAACACGGCATCGCGGTTTTCAGGTCTGGGCCATGAATATGGTGCTGGCAGACGCCGCGGATCGTGTCAATATTGAGCTCACGGTCTGCAGTGAGCGGCCGGTGGAGCAGTTATCCGCCCAGCTGGGTAAATTGATTGATGTCGCCAGTGTCTGTCTGCGGGCTGTACAGTCTGACAGTAACGGTATGTTGGCCGCCCCCCACCCGATGATCCGTGCTTGA
- a CDS encoding YifB family Mg chelatase-like AAA ATPase — MSLAIIHCRASIGVQAPAVTIEVHISAGLPGLTLVGLAETSVKEARDRVRSALLNSGLEFPARRITVNLAPADLPKEGGRFDLPIALGILAASGQIDDRALARYEFTGELALSGELRAVTGVIPAVMAAHSAGRQLILPAANATQAGLVGNAAPLVAENLAQVCAHLNGKQPLAHQTPLAASATLTPSSADLQDIIGQQQAKRALEIAAAGQHNLLLLGPPGTGKTMLASRLRDLLPPLSDAQALETAAIGSLVHQDIHAGNWKQRPFRAPHHSASQAALVGGGSLPRPGEISLAHNGILFLDELPEFDRKVLDALREPLESGEIIISRAQAKVRFPARFQLIAAMNPSPSGHYQGTHNRSSPQQVLRYLSRLSGPFLDRFDLSIEVPLLPQGSLSGTPQRGESSAEVRERILRCRERQLARRGKLNAELGSREVEQDCHLNSQDALFLEQTLCRLGLSVRAYHRILKVARTLADLAAEPHLQRQHLAEALGYRAMDRVLQHLGRVANGQSMPEPE; from the coding sequence ATGTCACTGGCCATTATTCACTGCCGCGCCAGCATCGGCGTGCAGGCTCCGGCAGTTACCATCGAAGTGCATATCAGCGCCGGTTTACCGGGGCTGACACTGGTTGGTCTGGCCGAAACCTCGGTCAAAGAGGCGCGCGATCGGGTGCGCAGTGCGCTACTCAATAGCGGGCTGGAATTTCCCGCTCGGCGCATTACCGTTAACTTGGCACCCGCCGATCTGCCCAAGGAAGGTGGCCGTTTCGACTTGCCGATCGCCCTCGGCATTCTGGCCGCCTCAGGGCAAATTGATGACCGTGCGCTGGCTCGCTATGAATTTACTGGCGAGTTAGCGCTCTCCGGTGAATTGCGCGCCGTTACTGGCGTGATCCCCGCGGTGATGGCCGCCCATAGCGCCGGCCGACAGCTGATTTTACCGGCTGCCAATGCCACTCAAGCGGGATTAGTGGGCAATGCCGCACCGTTGGTAGCGGAAAATCTGGCGCAAGTCTGCGCGCACTTAAACGGCAAACAGCCGCTAGCGCATCAAACGCCACTTGCAGCCAGTGCCACGCTAACGCCATCTAGCGCCGATTTGCAGGACATCATAGGTCAACAGCAAGCCAAACGGGCGCTGGAAATTGCCGCCGCCGGCCAACACAATTTGCTGCTACTTGGCCCGCCGGGCACCGGCAAAACCATGCTCGCTAGCCGACTGCGTGACTTGTTACCGCCGCTCAGTGACGCGCAAGCACTGGAAACTGCCGCGATTGGCTCGTTAGTGCACCAAGACATTCATGCCGGTAACTGGAAGCAGCGCCCGTTTCGCGCCCCGCACCACAGCGCCTCGCAAGCGGCCTTGGTCGGTGGCGGTAGCCTGCCGCGCCCGGGTGAGATCTCGCTAGCCCATAACGGGATTTTGTTTTTGGATGAGTTACCGGAGTTTGATCGCAAGGTGCTCGATGCACTGCGCGAGCCGTTGGAATCGGGGGAGATCATTATCTCGCGCGCCCAAGCCAAAGTGCGTTTTCCGGCCCGTTTTCAGCTGATCGCCGCCATGAACCCCAGCCCAAGCGGCCACTATCAAGGCACGCATAACCGCAGCTCACCGCAACAAGTGCTGCGCTATTTAAGCCGTTTATCCGGCCCGTTTTTAGACAGGTTTGATTTATCGATTGAAGTGCCACTGCTGCCGCAAGGCAGTTTGAGCGGGACGCCGCAACGCGGCGAGAGCAGTGCCGAGGTTCGAGAGCGCATCCTGCGCTGTCGCGAGCGGCAACTGGCGCGGCGTGGTAAACTCAATGCCGAACTGGGTAGCCGTGAAGTGGAGCAAGATTGCCATTTAAACAGCCAAGATGCGCTGTTTTTAGAGCAAACCTTGTGTCGACTCGGATTGTCGGTGCGTGCCTATCACCGGATCTTGAAAGTGGCGCGCACACTGGCTGATTTGGCCGCCGAGCCGCATTTGCAGCGCCAGCATCTGGCCGAAGCCCTCG
- a CDS encoding branched-chain amino acid transaminase, translating to MMSKKADFIWFNGEMVPWAEAKVHVLSHAMHYGTSVFEGIRCYNTPKGPVVFRHREHMQRLLDSAKIYRFPIPYSLEQLMEACRATLRDNHLESAYIRPLAFIGDVGLGVNPPPGYQCDLIIAAFPWGAYLGEEALQQGVDAMVSSWNRAAPNTIPTAAKAGGNYLSSLLVGSEARRHGYAEGIALDVRGYVSEGAGENLFVIKNNVIYTPPSTCASLPGITRDAITTLARDLGYEVREEVIAREALYLADEVFMTGTAAEITPVRSIDGIEVGIGRRGPVTERLQQAFFGLFSGETEDKWGWLDPVNP from the coding sequence ATGATGAGCAAGAAAGCAGATTTTATTTGGTTTAACGGTGAGATGGTGCCTTGGGCTGAGGCCAAAGTACACGTATTGTCCCACGCCATGCACTATGGCACGTCGGTGTTTGAGGGGATCCGCTGTTACAACACGCCAAAAGGCCCGGTGGTCTTCCGTCACCGTGAGCACATGCAGCGCTTGCTGGACTCCGCCAAAATCTACCGTTTCCCGATCCCTTATTCGTTAGAGCAGCTGATGGAGGCATGCCGCGCCACCTTGCGCGACAACCATCTGGAGAGCGCCTACATTCGTCCGCTGGCCTTTATCGGTGATGTGGGATTAGGGGTCAATCCACCACCGGGCTATCAGTGTGACTTGATCATCGCCGCTTTCCCGTGGGGCGCCTATCTGGGCGAAGAAGCGCTGCAACAAGGGGTGGATGCGATGGTGTCGTCGTGGAATCGCGCTGCACCCAACACCATTCCGACCGCGGCCAAAGCTGGCGGTAACTATCTGTCTTCCTTGTTGGTGGGCAGCGAAGCGCGCCGTCATGGTTACGCCGAAGGCATTGCGCTGGATGTGCGCGGCTATGTTTCGGAAGGGGCGGGTGAGAACCTGTTTGTGATTAAAAACAACGTGATTTATACCCCACCATCGACTTGCGCTTCACTGCCGGGGATTACTCGCGATGCGATCACCACCTTGGCGCGCGATCTGGGCTACGAAGTACGCGAAGAAGTGATTGCCCGCGAAGCGCTGTATCTGGCCGATGAAGTATTTATGACCGGCACTGCCGCGGAAATCACTCCGGTGCGCAGTATTGATGGTATCGAAGTCGGTATTGGCCGCCGCGGCCCTGTGACCGAGCGTTTGCAACAGGCGTTCTTCGGGCTGTTCAGTGGCGAAACCGAAGACAAGTGGGGCTGGTTGGATCCGGTGAATCCGTAA
- the ilvG gene encoding acetolactate synthase 2 catalytic subunit: protein MTGSQRTGAQWVVEALRAQGVETVFGYPGGAIMPVYDALYDGGVEHLLCRHEQGAAMAAIGYARASGRVGVCIATSGPGATNLITGLADALLDSVPVVAITGQVASPLIGTDAFQEVDVLGLSLACTKHSFLVRRPEELTSVLAEAFRVASSGRPGPVLVDIPKDIQLMAIRPQPLAVADVPQPSCPPSALAQAQQLLQAAQRPMLYVGGGVALAGASAQLNALLRHCAIPSVATLKGLGAVDPHHPYYLGMLGMHGSKAANLAVQQCDLLLVVGARFDDRVTGKLDTFAPDAKVIHLDIDSAEFGKLRRPDVVLHGDLRTLLPALSAALTAPLSIAPWLAQIDGLNAEHAWDYAAAEHGERIDAPALLRTLSQRRPRTSVVTTDVGQHQMWVAQHMQFTSPHDLLTSAGLGTMGFGLPAAVGAQMARPQDCVICVSGDGSFMMNVQELGTLKRRRLPVKIVLLDNQRLGMVRQWQSLFFAGRFSETDLSDNPDFLTLASAFGIPGQQIWRQDQVADALETMLASPGPYLLHVRINEQDNVWPLVPPGAGNDTMLEAL, encoded by the coding sequence ATGACGGGATCGCAGCGAACGGGAGCCCAATGGGTGGTAGAGGCCTTGCGAGCGCAAGGGGTGGAGACAGTGTTCGGTTATCCGGGCGGTGCGATTATGCCGGTGTATGACGCCCTGTATGATGGTGGCGTCGAGCACCTGCTGTGCCGTCATGAGCAAGGGGCGGCGATGGCGGCGATCGGTTATGCCCGGGCGAGCGGTCGCGTTGGGGTCTGTATCGCCACGTCTGGCCCAGGTGCCACCAATTTGATCACCGGTTTGGCCGATGCGTTGCTGGATTCGGTGCCGGTGGTGGCGATCACCGGCCAAGTGGCCAGCCCACTGATTGGCACCGATGCCTTTCAGGAAGTGGATGTGCTCGGTCTTTCTTTGGCTTGTACCAAGCACAGTTTTTTAGTGCGTCGTCCTGAGGAGCTGACCTCGGTACTGGCCGAAGCCTTCCGCGTGGCCAGCAGTGGCCGTCCGGGGCCGGTGTTGGTCGATATTCCCAAAGATATTCAACTGATGGCTATTCGTCCGCAGCCGTTGGCGGTGGCCGATGTGCCGCAGCCTAGCTGCCCACCATCGGCACTGGCGCAGGCCCAGCAGTTGCTGCAAGCCGCGCAGCGCCCGATGCTGTATGTCGGTGGTGGCGTAGCCTTGGCCGGCGCGAGCGCGCAGCTGAATGCCTTACTGCGCCACTGCGCCATACCGTCGGTGGCGACTTTGAAAGGCTTGGGCGCGGTCGATCCGCACCATCCGTACTACTTAGGCATGCTTGGCATGCACGGCAGTAAAGCGGCCAATCTGGCGGTGCAGCAGTGCGATTTATTGCTGGTAGTCGGAGCGCGTTTTGATGACCGGGTGACCGGCAAGTTAGACACCTTTGCCCCTGACGCCAAGGTGATCCATCTGGATATCGACAGCGCCGAGTTTGGCAAATTGCGCCGTCCCGATGTGGTATTACACGGCGATCTGCGTACGTTACTGCCAGCCCTCAGTGCTGCACTGACCGCGCCGCTTAGCATCGCGCCGTGGTTGGCGCAGATTGATGGGCTCAATGCCGAGCACGCGTGGGATTATGCCGCGGCAGAGCACGGTGAGCGCATTGATGCTCCGGCGTTGCTGCGCACTCTGTCACAGCGTCGTCCACGCACCAGTGTGGTGACCACCGATGTGGGCCAACACCAGATGTGGGTCGCTCAGCATATGCAGTTTACTTCTCCGCACGATCTGCTGACCTCCGCCGGTCTGGGCACTATGGGCTTTGGGTTACCGGCAGCGGTGGGCGCGCAGATGGCGCGGCCACAAGATTGCGTGATCTGCGTTTCCGGCGATGGCTCGTTCATGATGAACGTGCAAGAGCTCGGCACCCTTAAGCGCCGGCGTCTGCCGGTAAAAATCGTACTGCTGGATAACCAGCGTCTGGGCATGGTGCGGCAGTGGCAATCGCTGTTTTTTGCTGGCCGTTTTAGTGAAACCGATTTATCGGATAACCCCGATTTTCTGACGTTGGCATCGGCGTTTGGCATCCCAGGTCAGCAAATTTGGCGCCAAGATCAAGTGGCCGATGCGCTGGAAACTATGCTGGCAAGCCCAGGCCCTTATCTGCTGCACGTACGGATTAACGAACAGGACAACGTCTGGCCACTGGTTCCACCGGGCGCCGGAAATGACACTATGCTGGAGGCGCTGTGA